A stretch of the Vulcanisaeta souniana JCM 11219 genome encodes the following:
- a CDS encoding PaREP1 family protein translates to MPKSLERFPPKLTTEDYIGARLLETLIEAEPALKLLSEGLVRNATGRAFQAWSAFLAA, encoded by the coding sequence ATGCCGAAGTCCCTTGAGAGGTTCCCGCCCAAGCTGACTACCGAGGATTACATAGGTGCCAGGCTTTTAGAGACCTTAATCGAGGCTGAGCCGGCCCTGAAGCTCCTTAGCGAGGGCTTGGTTAGGAATGCCACGGGTAGGGCGTTCCAGGCTTGGAGTGCGTTTTTGGCCGCCTAG